In a genomic window of Methanobrevibacter sp.:
- a CDS encoding LUD domain-containing protein, which yields ESINNNEYYLNQALESFKRNDIEVRMARTAQNALDIIDELLDEYDAATVAKAKSNTLGEIDLKGHLAEKNIDVVETDLGDRILQLKKVDNKPVHPTGPASHLNISQIADIVNDSLNVGVDEVPREIMEAVRSDVLNRLKSANVGISGTNAIASEEGSCVMVHNEGNISIVSLKDLHIIVAGIDKIVPTLEDAISIVKLETIFATGNYVTSYMNVISGPSKTADIEKKLLKNMYGAERVVLILLDNGRSNAAPECMYCIGCGNCIVHCPVYNAVGNEFGFNNYLGGRGVAMSKFIEDDETCFESGLFMCTLCGLCTLNCPVSIPTNEIIENMRKLSTEVGFYPKAHGKIKDNVSKKDSPY from the coding sequence GGAATCAATCAACAACAATGAGTATTATTTGAATCAGGCTTTGGAGTCATTTAAAAGAAATGACATTGAAGTTAGGATGGCTCGAACAGCACAGAATGCATTGGATATAATTGATGAGCTGCTTGATGAGTATGATGCAGCAACAGTTGCAAAGGCAAAATCAAACACATTAGGTGAAATTGACCTTAAGGGTCATTTGGCAGAAAAAAATATTGATGTTGTTGAAACCGATCTTGGAGACAGGATTCTGCAGCTAAAAAAAGTTGACAACAAGCCAGTTCATCCTACAGGTCCCGCTTCACATTTGAATATTTCACAAATTGCTGATATAGTCAATGATTCACTTAATGTTGGAGTTGATGAGGTTCCAAGAGAAATCATGGAAGCTGTAAGAAGTGATGTTTTAAATCGCTTGAAAAGTGCCAACGTAGGTATAAGTGGAACCAATGCAATAGCGTCCGAAGAGGGGTCATGTGTAATGGTGCACAATGAGGGTAATATTTCAATAGTTTCACTGAAAGATTTGCATATAATCGTAGCTGGAATTGATAAAATAGTGCCTACATTGGAGGATGCAATCTCCATTGTAAAGTTGGAGACAATATTTGCAACAGGAAACTATGTGACATCATATATGAATGTAATTTCAGGGCCATCTAAAACCGCAGACATTGAAAAAAAGCTACTTAAAAACATGTATGGTGCTGAAAGGGTAGTTTTAATACTGTTGGATAATGGAAGAAGCAATGCTGCTCCTGAATGCATGTACTGCATAGGATGCGGAAACTGCATTGTGCACTGTCCAGTATATAATGCTGTTGGAAACGAATTCGGATTCAATAACTACCTGGGCGGACGGGGAGTTGCAATGTCAAAATTCATTGAAGACGATGAGACCTGCTTTGAATCAGGATTGTTCATGTGCACATTATGCGGATTATGCACTCTTAACTGTCCGGTATCAATACCTACAAATGAAATAATCGAGAACATGAGAAAACTGTCAACTGAAGTTGGATTTTATCCGAAGGCTCATGGCAAGATTAAGGATAATGTATCTAAAAAGGATTCTCCATATTGA